A genomic stretch from Theobroma cacao cultivar B97-61/B2 chromosome 4, Criollo_cocoa_genome_V2, whole genome shotgun sequence includes:
- the LOC18602062 gene encoding KH domain-containing protein At4g18375 translates to MDGRKRNFLKKPMNTPFKRKGVNNNRKPKWGTNSGHEQPSGNFNSGDTVYRVLCPSRKIGGVIGKGGSIVKALREETQAKITVGDSVLGCDERVIIIYSSPMKVKTQNSDEDSGGENKKDEVVVMEPCCAAQDALLKVHDQIAEDDLFGGMALDDDNGNTVVTARLLVPNNMVGCLLGKRGDVIQRLRSETGASIRILPADHLPACAMATDELVQISGKRDVAKRALYEVSTLVHQNPRKDNPPLSFPVPHAGQNFPPPSAIPPSNPMWSHRNSSPHDIPSMPWMVPHGNRPSGFGPGSLSSFPPARGAEASAEFSMKILCPAGKIGGVIGKGGFNVKQLQQETGAGIHVEDATIESDERVIRVSAIEGLWNPRSQTIDAILQLQNKTSEFSEKGTVTTRLLVPSSKVGCILGQGGHVINEMRRRTQADIRVYSKDDKPKCASEDEELVQISGNFGVAKDALAEIASRLRVRTLRDVNAGAETAPVGPVNGFGPARSMADGPPPAAAIGPGCSGGYESFRGGGGREYEPQNNYSVPPAAVRYSNMKGALEAKILNNMSSSVTGTGGSTILNSEVSGARVRLEDPQTGGSEEFRGSSEHLTAAQSIFQSFMPSSGQSMNAQQSSYQNLSVQQSSYLNMNAQRSPYPNMNAQQSPYQNRHPHQSSPYQNLSVQQSPYSVTSQQVAYANINAPQTAYHNYSAQQGAYQY, encoded by the exons atgGATGGGAGGAAGAGGAACTTTTTAAAGAAACCGATGAACACGccctttaaaagaaaaggggtCAATAATAATAGGAAACCGAAATGGGGTACTAATTCTGGCCATGAACAGCCTTCCGGGAATTTTAATTCTGGAGACACTGTTTATCGAGTACTTTGTCCTTCGAGAAAAATTGGTGGTGTTATTGGGAAGGGTGGGAGTATAGTCAAAGCATTAAGGGAGGAGACTCAGGCAAAGATCACGGTTGGTGATTCAGTTCTTGGTTGTGATGAGagagttattattatttatagtTCGCCGATGAAGGTGAAAACACAGAATTCTGATGAGGATTCCGGTGGTGAGAACAAAAAAGACGAGGTGGTAGTAATGGAGCCTTGCTGTGCTGCACAGGATGCTCTGTTAAAAGTTCATGATCAAATTGCTGAGGATGATCTTTTTGGTGGGATGGCGTTGGATGATGATAATGGGAATACTGTTGTCACTGCACGGCTTTTGGTTCCAAATAATATGGTAGGATGTCTTTTAGGGAAACGAGGTGATGTGATTCAAAGATTGCGAAGTGAGACAGGTGCTAGTATTCGCATTCTTCCTGCTGATCACCTTCCTGCTTGTGCAATGGCAACTGATGAATTAGTGCAG ATATCTGGAAAGCGAGATGTTGCAAAGAGGGCTCTCTATGAAGTTTCCACTCTCGTGCATCAGAATCCAAGAAAAGACAATCCTCCATTGAGCTTCCCTGTGCCTCATGCTGGCCAGAATTTTCCTCCTCCTAGTGCTATTCCACCCAGCAATCCAATGTGGTCTCATCGGAATTCTTCCCCTCATGATATTCCATCAATGCCATGGATGGTCCCTCATGGAAACCGGCCATCTGGATTTGGGCCTGGTAGCTTAAGCAGTTTTCCTCCAGCACGTGGTGCTGAGGCTTCAGCTGAGTTCTCGATGAAAATTTTGTGCCCAGCTGGGAAGATTGGTGGTGTAATTGGCAAGGGAGGCTTTAATGTTAAACAGTTACAGCAGGAAACAGGAGCAGGCATTCATGTTGAGGATGCAACAATAGAGTCAGATGAGCGTGTGATTCGCGTTTCTGCAATTGAG GGTCTTTGGAACCCTCGATCACAGACAATAGATGCCATTCTACAGCTTCAGAATAAAACTAGTGAATTCTCTGAGAAAGGTACAGTTACCACTAGGTTGCTTGTTCCATCAAGTAAGGTTGGCTGCATTCTTGGGCAAGGAGGTCATGTAATCAATGAGATGAGGAGGAGAACCCAGGCGGATATTCGTGTTTACTCGAAGGATGATAAGCCTAAGTGTGCATCTGAGGATGAAGAGCTAGTACAG ATATCTGGCAATTTTGGCGTTGCTAAGGATGCTTTGGCTGAGATTGCGTCAAGACTTAGAGTAAGAACTTTGCGAGATGTGAATGCTGGAGCTGAAACTGCTCCTGTTGGGCCTGTCAATGGATTTGGCCCCGCAAGGAGCATGGCAGATGGTCCGCCGCCAGCAGCTGCGATAGGACCTGGCTGTTCTGGTGGATATGAATCTTTCAGG GGTGGTGGTGGACGTGAGTATGAACCTCAGAATAATTATTCTGTTCCTCCGGCTGCTGTTAG ATACTCAAATATGAAAGGTGCTCTAGAGGCTAAAATTCTAAACAATATGTCAAGTTCTGTAACAGGCACTGGAGGAAGCACCATCTTGAATAGTGAG GTTTCGGGGGCAAGAGTAAGGCTCGAAGATCCTCAAACTGGTGGCTCTGAAGAGTTCCGTGGATCTTCTGAGCATCTAACTGCTGCTCAAAGCATTTTTCAATCGTTCATGCCTTCTTCTGGACAAAGCATGAATGCCCAACAGAGTTCTTATCAAAATTTGAGTGTTCAGCAAAGTTCCTATCTGAACATGAATGCACAGCGTAGCCCCTACCCAAACATGAATGCTCAACAGAGCCCTTATCAAAACAGGCACCCTCATCAAAGCAGCCCTTATCAAAATTTGAGTGTGCAGCAAAGCCCCTATTCAGTTACTTCTCAGCAAGTGGCCTATGCCAACATTAACGCTCCACAGACTGCTTACCACAATTACAGTGCGCAGCAAGGCGCCTACCAGTATTAA